A window of the Nisaea acidiphila genome harbors these coding sequences:
- a CDS encoding calcium-binding protein, giving the protein MADFDELDDDWVEKLFGDLDLEDDDDDDDDHDSDHDDDDYGDLDDDLLEGHDSDDDLYGGIGSDLLYGRDGDDDLYGEDDDDILYGNIGADHLHGDDGLDILYGGQNDDVALGGNGDDRIYGNLGDDSLDGGAGNDWIHGGKDSDTINGGDGNDVLNGGRHDDQLTGGAGADTFVFAGQSGRDTIIDFDPDGGDVIAWDPIDVEGDADDGPESVQELLSRISATENGDAVISLGGDNTVTLIGVAPSELSASDFAII; this is encoded by the coding sequence ATGGCTGACTTCGACGAACTTGACGACGATTGGGTCGAAAAGTTGTTCGGAGACCTCGACCTCGAGGATGACGACGACGACGACGATGATCACGACAGCGATCACGACGACGACGATTACGGCGATCTCGACGATGACCTTCTGGAGGGTCATGACAGCGACGACGATTTGTACGGCGGAATCGGGTCGGACCTGCTCTATGGGCGCGATGGCGATGACGATCTGTACGGCGAGGACGACGACGACATCCTCTACGGAAATATCGGCGCGGACCATCTCCACGGGGATGACGGCCTTGATATTCTCTACGGAGGACAGAACGACGATGTCGCCCTCGGCGGTAATGGCGACGACCGCATCTATGGCAATCTCGGCGACGACAGTCTCGACGGCGGCGCCGGCAACGACTGGATCCACGGCGGAAAAGACAGCGATACGATCAACGGCGGTGACGGGAACGACGTCCTGAACGGTGGCCGTCACGACGATCAGCTAACCGGTGGCGCCGGAGCCGATACATTCGTCTTTGCCGGTCAGTCTGGGCGGGACACGATCATCGATTTCGACCCTGACGGCGGTGACGTGATCGCGTGGGACCCGATCGATGTCGAAGGCGATGCGGACGACGGCCCGGAAAGCGTTCAGGAGCTGTTGTCGCGTATCAGCGCGACCGAGAATGGCGACGCGGTCATCTCTCTCGGAGGGGACAATACCGTAACGCTTATCGGGGTCGCTCCGAGCGAATTGAGCGCATCGGATTTCGCGATCATCTGA
- a CDS encoding sensor histidine kinase gives MASWSLTQRLTVRLSAAIAALWIAATVVSTFVVRHEFNEVFDSALQETAQRLLPLAADDLRQRGAPTDWSREIREGVVVAEHEEYLIYQIRASDGRVLIRSHDAPRQGFLAPLIPGYADRNGWRVYTEVNADGDIFIQVAESSGHRNEALFNLVLTLTVPLFVLLPLSAFIVRCFVSGTLFPIASVRADIASRGGGNMAPIDDGPLPQELSPIVGDVNRLLERLQKSLEAERAFAANSAHELRTPVASALAQVSRLKADLQHAPAVERANRIEEILKELGGLVEKLLQLSRAEAGVALKREPMKLSYVARYLVDEFNRKPSYADRVELVDDTADENLDVVETDLDTLAIALRNLIENALVHGAKEGIVTISIGRDRSVRVINESAIVPPEKLHRLAERFSRGSSRAEGSGLGLAIVKTIVAQAGGELELRSPATGREDGFEAIIRFT, from the coding sequence ATGGCGAGTTGGAGCCTGACACAACGCCTGACCGTCCGCTTGAGCGCAGCCATCGCAGCCCTCTGGATCGCTGCGACGGTCGTTTCCACGTTCGTCGTTCGACACGAATTCAACGAAGTGTTCGACAGCGCCCTTCAGGAAACCGCACAACGTTTGCTACCGCTTGCCGCCGACGATCTGAGGCAGCGGGGAGCTCCCACGGACTGGTCGCGCGAGATCCGCGAGGGCGTCGTTGTCGCCGAGCATGAAGAATATCTCATATACCAGATCCGGGCTTCGGACGGCCGGGTGCTCATCCGCTCGCACGACGCCCCCCGTCAGGGCTTCCTCGCTCCCCTGATCCCAGGTTATGCCGACCGAAATGGCTGGCGCGTCTATACCGAGGTGAATGCCGACGGGGATATCTTCATCCAGGTCGCGGAATCCTCGGGTCACCGGAACGAGGCGCTCTTCAATCTGGTGCTGACGCTGACCGTCCCGCTGTTCGTATTGCTGCCGCTCTCGGCCTTCATCGTTCGTTGCTTCGTCTCGGGAACCCTGTTTCCGATCGCGAGCGTCCGCGCGGACATAGCGTCTCGCGGAGGCGGCAACATGGCGCCTATCGACGACGGACCTCTCCCGCAGGAACTGAGCCCGATCGTGGGGGATGTAAACCGGTTGCTGGAGCGTCTCCAGAAGTCTCTGGAGGCAGAACGCGCGTTCGCCGCCAACAGCGCTCATGAACTGCGGACGCCGGTCGCGTCCGCGCTGGCGCAAGTCTCACGTCTGAAAGCAGACCTGCAGCACGCGCCGGCCGTCGAACGGGCGAACCGGATAGAAGAAATTCTTAAGGAACTGGGCGGCCTGGTCGAGAAACTGCTGCAGCTCTCGCGGGCAGAGGCAGGGGTGGCACTGAAGCGCGAGCCGATGAAACTCAGCTACGTAGCACGTTATCTCGTAGACGAGTTCAATCGAAAACCTTCGTATGCGGACCGGGTCGAACTTGTCGACGATACCGCCGACGAAAACCTGGATGTTGTCGAGACCGATCTCGATACGCTTGCGATCGCCTTGAGGAATCTGATCGAAAATGCGCTGGTACACGGTGCGAAGGAGGGGATCGTCACGATATCGATCGGACGGGACCGCTCGGTACGCGTCATCAACGAAAGCGCGATCGTACCGCCGGAAAAACTGCATCGCCTTGCCGAGAGGTTCTCTCGCGGATCCTCTCGTGCCGAAGGTAGCGGCCTAGGTCTCGCGATCGTGAAGACTATCGTTGCCCAGGCCGGAGGCGAGCTCGAACTCAGGTCTCCGGCCACCGGCCGGGAAGACGGGTTCGAGGCGATCATCCGTTTCACCTAA
- a CDS encoding response regulator has product MRILLIEDEQHLGAAVQEHLRSESHAVDWAQTLADGDAAAAATDYELLLLDLNLPDGEGVSLLKSIRERGNDCPVLILTAQDQISDRIAGLNAGADDYLVKPFDLEELSARIQAVIRRYSGNLKPVTDIGDISIDLTAKLVWRSGEEITLTRREWAILDLLSWRPGAIVSKEKFEEALYEFGEEVESNAVEVHISRLRKKLGAEAIGTQRGVGYKLVI; this is encoded by the coding sequence GTGCGCATACTGCTGATTGAGGACGAACAACATCTCGGAGCGGCTGTCCAGGAACACCTTAGAAGCGAGAGCCATGCTGTCGATTGGGCGCAAACTCTCGCGGACGGGGACGCCGCGGCGGCGGCAACAGATTACGAGCTTTTGCTCCTGGATCTGAATTTGCCGGACGGAGAAGGCGTCAGTCTGCTCAAGTCCATCCGGGAACGAGGCAATGACTGTCCGGTCCTCATCCTTACCGCGCAGGACCAGATCAGCGATCGGATCGCGGGGCTCAATGCCGGCGCGGACGATTACCTCGTAAAGCCTTTCGACCTGGAAGAGCTGTCAGCGCGCATACAAGCGGTGATCAGACGCTATTCCGGAAACCTGAAGCCCGTAACCGATATCGGTGACATTTCGATCGACCTGACGGCAAAACTGGTTTGGAGATCCGGCGAGGAGATCACTCTCACACGTCGTGAATGGGCAATACTCGACCTCCTCTCCTGGCGCCCCGGTGCCATCGTATCGAAGGAGAAATTCGAAGAAGCGCTCTACGAGTTCGGCGAGGAGGTCGAAAGCAATGCGGTGGAGGTGCATATCAGCCGCCTGAGGAAAAAGCTGGGCGCTGAGGCGATCGGCACACAACGTGGCGTCGGCTACAAGCTGGTGATCTGA
- the gcvP gene encoding aminomethyl-transferring glycine dehydrogenase, with product MNAMTDNRLAFAEQEESEEFIRRHIGPSPEEQAEMLDALGYESLDALIDAAVPAKIRSKDPLDLPPAQTESAVLQKLRQYANNNTVNRTLIGMGYYGTRVPAVILRNILENPAWYTAYTPYQPEISQGRLEMLLNFQTMIGDLTGLEIANASLLDEATAAAEAMAFAKKAAKNKGDVFFVSQNCHPQTIDVLKTRAEPIGVTVTVGDETDVLPEDAFAILLQYPDTNGAVGDYAAIVKKAHAQGALAVVAADLLALTQLTPPGEFGADVAIGTSQRFGVPLGFGGPHAAYFATRDEYKRSIPGRIVGVSVDRNGDKAYRLALQTREQHIRREKATSNICTAQVLLAVMSAAYACYHGPDGLRKIGRRVHRRTAILAQGLRELGYTIAHDNFFDTIIVKTDDWTGSVIEAARIEGVNLRIFDDRVGISLDETCTKELVERLWAMMAFDSMKELTYEGVSARTPDALPESLVRKSDFLTHPAFNTYHSETEMLRYLRRLADKDVALDRSMIPLGSCTMKLNATTEMIPVTWAAFSDIHPFAPRDQVEGYHQMIAELERMLAEITGYAAVSLQPNAGSQGEYAGLLAIRAYHESRGEGGRDICLIPSSAHGTNPASAAMAGMKVVVVKCDQNGNVDMEDLKAKVEQHSSSLAALMVTYPSTHGVFEETITEICDLIHEHGGQVYMDGANLNAMVGICKPGQFGSDVSHLNLHKTFCIPHGGGGPGVGPIGVGEHLAPFLPGHRNLGAPESAIGPVSAAPYGSAGILPISWSYIELMGANGLRKATEVAILSANYIAQRLEAHFPVLYKGKNGLVAHECIIDLRPLKDATGVTVDDVAKRLMDYGFHAPTMSFPVAGTLMIEPTESEPLSELDRFCEAMIAIRAEIAEIEGGTYAYEDSPLAHAPHTAGDLMADNWERKYSRERGAFPIKSLREGKYWPPVARIDQAYGDKNLICSCPPVEAYQDAAE from the coding sequence ATGAACGCGATGACGGATAACAGGCTGGCTTTCGCCGAGCAGGAAGAAAGCGAAGAGTTCATTCGCCGCCATATCGGGCCGAGCCCGGAGGAACAGGCGGAGATGCTCGACGCGCTCGGCTACGAGAGCCTCGACGCCCTGATCGATGCCGCGGTGCCGGCGAAGATCCGCTCGAAGGACCCGCTCGACCTGCCGCCCGCCCAGACGGAAAGCGCGGTGCTGCAGAAGCTCCGGCAATATGCCAACAACAACACGGTGAACCGGACGCTGATCGGGATGGGCTATTACGGCACCCGCGTGCCGGCCGTCATCCTGCGAAACATTCTGGAGAATCCGGCCTGGTATACCGCCTACACACCTTACCAGCCGGAGATCAGCCAGGGCCGCCTGGAAATGCTGCTGAACTTCCAGACCATGATCGGCGACCTGACCGGCCTGGAGATCGCCAACGCTTCCCTGCTCGACGAGGCGACCGCCGCGGCCGAAGCCATGGCCTTCGCCAAGAAGGCGGCGAAGAACAAGGGCGACGTCTTCTTCGTCTCACAGAATTGCCATCCGCAGACCATCGACGTGCTGAAGACCCGCGCCGAACCGATCGGCGTGACGGTCACCGTCGGCGACGAGACCGACGTGCTGCCGGAAGACGCCTTCGCCATCCTGCTGCAATATCCGGACACGAACGGCGCGGTCGGGGACTATGCCGCCATCGTCAAAAAAGCCCATGCGCAGGGAGCCCTTGCCGTGGTCGCGGCCGACCTTCTCGCGCTGACCCAGCTCACCCCTCCCGGAGAGTTCGGCGCCGATGTCGCCATCGGCACCAGCCAGCGCTTCGGAGTGCCGCTTGGCTTCGGCGGGCCGCACGCCGCCTATTTCGCAACCAGGGACGAGTACAAGCGCTCCATCCCGGGACGCATCGTCGGCGTCTCGGTCGATCGCAACGGCGACAAGGCCTATCGGCTTGCCCTGCAGACCCGCGAACAGCACATCCGACGCGAGAAGGCGACCAGCAATATCTGCACCGCCCAGGTCCTGCTCGCCGTCATGTCCGCCGCCTATGCCTGCTATCACGGGCCCGACGGCCTACGGAAAATCGGCCGCCGGGTGCATCGCCGCACCGCGATCCTCGCCCAGGGCCTGCGCGAACTCGGCTACACCATCGCGCATGACAATTTCTTCGACACCATCATCGTCAAAACCGACGACTGGACCGGTTCCGTCATCGAGGCGGCCCGCATCGAAGGCGTCAATCTGCGGATCTTCGACGACCGGGTCGGCATCTCGCTCGACGAGACCTGCACCAAGGAACTGGTCGAGCGGCTCTGGGCCATGATGGCCTTCGACTCGATGAAGGAGCTGACCTACGAGGGCGTCTCCGCCCGCACGCCGGACGCGCTGCCGGAAAGCCTCGTGCGCAAAAGCGATTTCCTTACCCATCCGGCCTTCAATACCTACCATTCCGAGACCGAGATGCTGCGCTACCTGCGCCGTCTCGCGGACAAGGACGTGGCGCTCGACCGCTCGATGATCCCGCTCGGCTCCTGCACCATGAAGCTCAATGCGACCACCGAGATGATCCCGGTCACCTGGGCCGCCTTTTCCGACATCCATCCCTTCGCCCCGCGCGACCAGGTCGAGGGTTATCACCAGATGATCGCCGAACTGGAGCGCATGCTGGCGGAAATCACCGGCTACGCCGCGGTTTCGCTGCAGCCGAACGCAGGCTCCCAGGGCGAATATGCCGGCCTGCTGGCGATCCGCGCCTATCACGAGAGCCGCGGCGAGGGCGGCCGCGATATCTGCCTGATCCCGAGCTCGGCGCACGGCACCAATCCGGCATCGGCGGCAATGGCCGGCATGAAGGTCGTGGTCGTCAAATGCGACCAGAACGGCAACGTCGACATGGAAGACCTGAAGGCGAAAGTGGAACAGCACAGTTCCAGCCTCGCCGCGCTTATGGTCACTTATCCCTCGACCCACGGCGTCTTCGAGGAAACCATCACCGAGATCTGCGACCTGATCCACGAACATGGCGGACAGGTCTATATGGACGGCGCGAACCTCAACGCCATGGTCGGGATCTGCAAGCCGGGCCAGTTCGGCTCCGACGTCAGCCACCTGAATCTGCACAAGACCTTCTGCATCCCGCATGGCGGCGGCGGCCCCGGCGTCGGCCCGATCGGCGTCGGCGAACATCTCGCCCCCTTCCTGCCCGGCCACCGCAATCTCGGCGCGCCGGAAAGCGCGATCGGACCCGTCAGCGCGGCGCCCTACGGCAGCGCCGGCATCCTGCCGATCTCCTGGAGCTACATCGAGCTGATGGGCGCCAACGGACTCCGCAAGGCAACCGAGGTGGCGATCCTTTCGGCCAACTACATCGCGCAACGTCTCGAGGCGCATTTCCCGGTGCTCTACAAGGGCAAGAACGGGCTGGTGGCGCATGAATGCATCATCGATCTCCGCCCGCTGAAGGACGCCACCGGGGTCACCGTCGACGATGTCGCCAAGCGGCTGATGGATTATGGGTTCCACGCCCCGACGATGTCCTTCCCGGTCGCCGGCACGCTGATGATCGAGCCGACCGAGAGCGAGCCGCTCTCCGAGCTCGACCGGTTCTGCGAGGCGATGATCGCGATCCGCGCGGAGATAGCGGAAATTGAAGGCGGGACTTACGCTTATGAGGACAGCCCGCTTGCCCATGCACCGCATACCGCCGGCGACCTGATGGCGGACAATTGGGAGCGGAAATATTCCCGCGAGCGCGGCGCCTTCCCGATAAAGTCCCTGCGCGAGGGGAAATACTGGCCGCCGGTCGCCAGGATCGACCAGGCCTACGGCGACAAGAACCTGATCTGCTCCTGCCCGCCGGTGGAGGCCTATCAGGACGCGGCCGAGTAA
- the gcvH gene encoding glycine cleavage system protein GcvH, with protein MSERRFTEDHEWIDLDGEIGTVGITDFAQEQLGEVVFVEVPDVGKQVAKGDETAVVESVKAASELYAPVGGEVIEANDALADTPDMVNSDPEGAAWFYKIKISDKAEFDALMDADAYKAHTEA; from the coding sequence ATGAGCGAACGCCGCTTTACCGAAGACCATGAATGGATCGATCTCGACGGCGAGATCGGCACCGTCGGCATTACCGACTTCGCCCAGGAACAGCTCGGCGAGGTGGTCTTCGTGGAAGTGCCCGATGTCGGCAAGCAGGTCGCCAAGGGCGACGAGACCGCGGTCGTCGAATCCGTGAAGGCCGCGAGCGAGCTCTACGCACCCGTCGGCGGCGAGGTGATCGAGGCCAACGACGCGCTCGCCGACACACCCGACATGGTGAACAGCGATCCCGAGGGCGCTGCCTGGTTCTACAAGATCAAGATCTCCGACAAGGCCGAATTCGACGCCCTGATGGATGCGGACGCCTACAAGGCCCACACCGAGGCCTGA
- the gcvT gene encoding glycine cleavage system aminomethyltransferase GcvT, whose product MADTDLLKTPLHDLHAELGAKMVPFAGYEMPVQYPMGVKAEHLHTRAKAGLFDVSHMGQVELPDPNAARDLEQLVPGDLQSLEVGQMRYTMFTNENGGILDDLMVFRLERGLMVVVNAACKNLDIKHMSESLTGPVISHDDRALLALQGPSAEFALSALAPEVATLQFLTGKWIDVDGAKCLVTRSGYTGEDGYEISAPADQAEALARKLLAQDDVEAIGLGARDSLRLEAGLCLYGHDIDETTTPVEAALTWSIGKRRREEGGFPGADVIQKQIAEGTSRRRVGILPEGRAPAREGTEIQAPDGTTIGAITSGGFGPSLEAPVAMGYVASEHAAAGSAVNVVVRGKALPARTAKMPFVPNGYKR is encoded by the coding sequence ATGGCCGACACCGACCTTCTGAAGACTCCCCTTCACGATCTGCATGCGGAACTCGGCGCCAAGATGGTGCCGTTCGCCGGCTACGAGATGCCGGTGCAGTACCCCATGGGCGTAAAGGCCGAGCACCTGCATACCCGCGCCAAGGCGGGCCTCTTCGACGTCTCGCATATGGGACAGGTCGAACTGCCTGATCCAAATGCCGCTCGCGATCTTGAACAGTTGGTACCTGGCGATCTTCAGTCACTTGAAGTCGGCCAAATGCGCTACACGATGTTCACCAACGAGAACGGCGGCATTCTTGACGACCTAATGGTTTTTCGCCTCGAAAGAGGTTTGATGGTTGTCGTGAACGCCGCCTGCAAGAATCTCGACATCAAGCACATGAGCGAGAGCCTCACAGGCCCTGTTATCTCCCATGATGACCGAGCATTGCTCGCTTTGCAGGGCCCTAGCGCTGAGTTTGCCCTTTCCGCTCTAGCTCCAGAAGTTGCAACACTCCAGTTTTTGACCGGCAAATGGATCGACGTGGACGGAGCGAAATGCCTTGTCACCCGCTCCGGCTATACCGGCGAGGACGGCTATGAAATCTCGGCACCCGCCGATCAGGCCGAAGCCCTCGCCCGCAAGCTGCTGGCGCAGGACGATGTCGAGGCAATCGGCCTCGGCGCGCGCGATTCGCTCCGGCTCGAGGCCGGGCTCTGCCTCTATGGGCACGATATCGACGAGACCACGACCCCGGTCGAGGCCGCGCTCACCTGGTCGATCGGCAAGCGCCGGCGCGAGGAAGGGGGCTTCCCCGGCGCCGACGTGATCCAGAAACAGATCGCCGAGGGCACGAGCCGCAGGCGCGTCGGCATCCTGCCGGAAGGCCGCGCACCGGCCCGCGAGGGCACCGAGATCCAGGCGCCGGACGGCACCACCATCGGCGCCATCACCAGCGGCGGTTTCGGGCCCAGCCTCGAGGCGCCGGTCGCGATGGGATACGTGGCATCGGAGCATGCCGCCGCCGGAAGCGCCGTAAATGTTGTCGTTCGCGGGAAAGCGCTTCCCGCACGTACTGCCAAGATGCCGTTCGTCCCGAATGGCTACAAACGTTGA
- a CDS encoding GNAT family N-acetyltransferase, which translates to MNGEFVVRPAEEADSNDISDVIAATVRESNAMDYSRETIETVVASSGPVRMRELILEGAFFVAEQGGRIVGVAGLVDDTVRRLFVLPEFQGSGIGRDLLTALENAAVHRGVRVLRVNSSLTAVRFYRKLGFADGGEECLNGTRFVRMSKALAGE; encoded by the coding sequence ATGAACGGAGAATTCGTGGTTCGTCCGGCCGAGGAGGCAGACTCGAATGACATCAGCGATGTCATCGCCGCGACGGTCCGCGAGTCGAATGCGATGGATTATTCTCGCGAAACGATCGAGACGGTGGTCGCGAGCAGCGGCCCCGTGCGCATGAGGGAACTGATCCTCGAGGGCGCGTTTTTCGTCGCTGAGCAAGGCGGTCGAATCGTCGGCGTCGCGGGGCTGGTCGACGATACGGTGCGCCGCTTGTTCGTTCTTCCCGAGTTCCAAGGCTCCGGCATCGGCCGCGATCTTCTTACCGCCCTGGAGAATGCGGCCGTTCACAGGGGCGTCCGGGTTCTACGCGTGAATTCCTCGCTGACCGCGGTCCGCTTCTATCGAAAGCTCGGATTCGCTGACGGGGGAGAGGAGTGCCTTAACGGCACGCGCTTCGTCAGAATGAGCAAGGCTCTGGCGGGTGAGTGA
- a CDS encoding winged helix-turn-helix transcriptional regulator, which produces MTGSLDLTTAPAPSDPGACAPGLPCPMPNIAKLIGGKWKLTILQILIFDGTQRFGELKRSVSGITQTMLTNQLRALEADGLVSRKIYPEVPPRVEYTATPLALDLRDVFYAMRDWWSRHHSNNG; this is translated from the coding sequence ATGACCGGTTCCCTCGACCTGACGACTGCCCCGGCCCCAAGCGACCCAGGTGCCTGCGCGCCAGGTCTGCCCTGTCCGATGCCGAACATCGCCAAGCTGATCGGCGGCAAGTGGAAGCTCACCATCCTGCAGATTCTGATCTTCGACGGGACCCAGCGGTTCGGAGAGCTGAAGCGCTCCGTCAGCGGCATCACGCAAACCATGCTGACGAACCAGCTGCGCGCGCTCGAGGCGGACGGACTGGTCAGCAGAAAGATCTATCCGGAAGTTCCCCCGCGGGTCGAATACACCGCGACGCCGCTCGCTCTCGACCTCAGGGACGTTTTCTATGCGATGCGCGACTGGTGGAGCCGGCATCACTCCAATAACGGCTGA
- a CDS encoding SRPBCC family protein — translation MSEDNYQREIRVKATPGDVYEALTTGYAAWWTEPDGAFEKEGDVVRFGFSERHGYWTFKAVTLSEDRIELQCVEAKHIHPGGPAEFEREWLGTHVRWEFQDGADGKTVIRFEHDGLTPELHCYEVCSEGWDMFFVDSLKSYLDTGDGKPFRA, via the coding sequence ATGAGCGAAGACAATTACCAGCGCGAAATAAGGGTGAAAGCGACGCCCGGCGATGTCTATGAGGCCCTCACCACCGGCTACGCGGCCTGGTGGACGGAGCCGGACGGTGCTTTCGAGAAAGAAGGGGACGTGGTCCGGTTCGGTTTCTCGGAGCGGCACGGATACTGGACGTTCAAGGCCGTTACGCTTTCGGAGGATCGCATCGAGCTCCAATGCGTCGAGGCAAAGCATATCCATCCGGGCGGTCCGGCGGAGTTCGAACGGGAATGGCTCGGCACGCATGTGCGCTGGGAGTTCCAGGATGGTGCCGACGGAAAGACCGTCATCCGCTTCGAACACGACGGCCTCACACCTGAACTCCACTGCTACGAGGTTTGTTCCGAGGGGTGGGACATGTTTTTCGTCGACAGCCTGAAGAGCTATCTCGACACCGGCGACGGAAAGCCGTTCCGAGCCTAG
- a CDS encoding serine hydrolase domain-containing protein, with amino-acid sequence MPLRRLSIVAAALLVPALILGYLVATGERGLSSRRASSPFPPRDVPTNRMDPQGARELGWSSDGLDRVLDYLARLSADSFVLMTDGQTVASLGDLAVPYSIHSARKALLSAVVGQHVGDGPNEIPLDATLAELGIDDDPPPLTPLQRQATVLHLLKSMSGINHPAAAEGGLTADKERRLGDGENQPGTIWAYNNWDYNALTTIFERRTGVSVSEGFRAGIAEPVGMQDFTPESASYIVEPARSRHRAAMFRMSARDLARFGQLFLDRGVVDDRSIMPVSWVDRIAADYAETGIEGLRAGHGYLWWIPSRDTGLPEGSFCAWGLGQQTVFVIPAWSTVIIHQSDTTEFLKRWLTLQEEGMDGDAALERIVMDCRMEAGMNSAFCREHRFTTRREFNRLIGLIVDARG; translated from the coding sequence ATGCCCCTTCGTCGCCTCTCGATTGTCGCCGCCGCGTTGCTGGTGCCGGCTCTTATCCTCGGATATCTGGTCGCTACGGGAGAAAGGGGGCTGTCTTCGAGACGTGCGTCGTCGCCCTTCCCGCCTCGGGACGTTCCGACCAACCGCATGGATCCCCAGGGAGCCCGGGAACTCGGCTGGTCCTCGGATGGGCTGGATCGTGTCCTGGATTACCTGGCCCGGCTTAGCGCCGACTCATTCGTCCTTATGACCGATGGACAGACCGTTGCGTCGCTCGGCGATCTCGCGGTTCCGTATAGCATCCACTCCGCTCGCAAAGCGCTCCTCAGCGCCGTCGTCGGACAGCATGTGGGCGACGGGCCGAACGAGATTCCTCTGGATGCGACCCTCGCGGAACTCGGGATTGACGACGATCCACCGCCGCTTACGCCGCTGCAACGGCAGGCGACAGTGCTGCATCTTCTGAAAAGCATGTCCGGGATCAATCATCCCGCCGCCGCCGAAGGCGGGTTGACTGCGGACAAGGAGCGCCGGCTCGGAGATGGGGAAAACCAGCCAGGTACGATCTGGGCGTACAACAATTGGGACTACAACGCTCTGACGACCATCTTCGAGCGACGGACAGGCGTTTCCGTCTCCGAGGGGTTCCGCGCGGGCATCGCCGAGCCAGTAGGCATGCAGGATTTTACTCCGGAGTCGGCCTCATACATCGTGGAGCCCGCCCGGTCCCGGCACCGGGCGGCCATGTTCCGGATGTCAGCGCGCGACCTTGCCCGATTTGGGCAGCTTTTTCTCGATCGGGGCGTTGTGGACGACCGCTCCATCATGCCGGTTTCTTGGGTGGATCGCATCGCAGCGGATTACGCGGAGACCGGCATCGAAGGCTTGCGAGCCGGGCATGGCTATCTCTGGTGGATCCCGTCGCGCGACACCGGCTTGCCCGAGGGAAGTTTCTGCGCTTGGGGGCTCGGCCAGCAGACAGTGTTCGTTATTCCCGCCTGGAGCACTGTGATCATCCATCAGTCCGATACGACGGAATTCCTGAAACGATGGCTGACGCTCCAGGAAGAGGGCATGGACGGTGACGCGGCACTGGAGCGAATTGTGATGGACTGCCGCATGGAGGCCGGTATGAACAGCGCGTTCTGCCGGGAACATCGGTTCACAACCAGGCGGGAGTTTAATCGGCTGATTGGCTTGATCGTTGACGCGCGCGGCTAG
- the ispH gene encoding 4-hydroxy-3-methylbut-2-enyl diphosphate reductase: MTGADLTILLATPRGFCAGVDRAIQIVERSLEKYGAPVYVRHEIVHNRFVVEGLEKKGAIFVEELDQVPVDAPVVFSAHGVPKSVPAEAERRKMVYLDATCPLVSKVHLEAERHLKQGRHIILIGHAGHPEVIGTMGQVPEGTITLVETRADAETVSFEGDPELAFITQTTLSVDDTAEIVSVLQSRFPKMVAPAKEDICYATTNRQEAVKAIAERCDGIVVIGAPNSSNSKRLVEVAKGRGCEKALLIQRATDIDWDWMEGVSVLGITAGASAPEVLVDEVIDACRAHRSVTIEEVTVAREDVRFKLPRELAS; this comes from the coding sequence ATGACCGGAGCCGATCTCACCATATTGCTGGCAACGCCGCGCGGTTTCTGCGCCGGTGTCGACCGTGCGATCCAGATCGTCGAGCGCAGCCTCGAGAAATACGGCGCGCCGGTCTATGTCCGGCACGAGATCGTGCATAACCGCTTCGTCGTCGAGGGGCTGGAGAAGAAAGGCGCCATCTTCGTCGAGGAGCTGGACCAGGTGCCGGTAGATGCGCCGGTGGTGTTCAGCGCGCACGGTGTGCCGAAATCTGTTCCGGCGGAGGCCGAGCGCCGCAAGATGGTCTATCTCGACGCCACCTGTCCGCTGGTCAGTAAGGTGCATCTCGAAGCCGAGCGGCACCTGAAGCAGGGCCGCCACATAATTCTGATAGGCCATGCCGGCCACCCGGAGGTGATCGGCACCATGGGGCAGGTCCCGGAAGGCACGATCACGCTGGTGGAAACCCGCGCCGATGCGGAGACGGTAAGCTTCGAGGGCGACCCGGAACTCGCCTTCATCACCCAGACGACGCTCTCGGTGGACGACACAGCCGAGATCGTCTCTGTGTTGCAGAGCCGTTTTCCGAAGATGGTCGCGCCGGCCAAGGAAGATATCTGCTACGCCACCACCAACCGCCAGGAGGCGGTGAAGGCGATCGCCGAGCGCTGCGACGGCATTGTCGTGATCGGAGCGCCGAATTCGTCCAACTCCAAGCGTCTGGTCGAGGTCGCCAAGGGGCGCGGCTGCGAGAAGGCGCTGCTGATCCAGCGCGCGACCGACATCGACTGGGACTGGATGGAAGGGGTGTCCGTGCTCGGCATCACCGCCGGGGCCTCGGCGCCGGAAGTGCTGGTCGACGAGGTGATCGACGCCTGCCGCGCGCACCGCAGCGTCACCATCGAGGAGGTGACCGTCGCGCGCGAGGACGTCCGTTTCAAACTGCCCCGCGAATTAGCGAGCTGA